From the genome of Cydia pomonella isolate Wapato2018A chromosome 1, ilCydPomo1, whole genome shotgun sequence:
CGTATATATTCatctcgtaaattattgcaggtagtcAGCCAAATAAACATCCTGAATATAAGTTTCTATATCTATCGTCTAGCCGGCTACAAATCGAAATATCCCgttacaaatataattttatactgACGAAAGAATTATTCTGGGTACAGTGGAATAATGGCATAATATTTGCTAATATCCATGTGGCATGAACATGGATATTAAGacataggtaagtatataaaatacattattagtcgtcatattttcataacgaagataacatatttaaatgaaatttaattcaAACATACAATTCAGCTGCTATCATTAGGCCCAGAAACCTGATACTTTACAAACTTGACATGGCCCTACCGTGCACCAATATCGGCAAAAAGAAAAGAGTGTTAAAGTGACGACGTTAAGCGTCATTGGCAAGAAATGTATTACGACGTTTTTTTATTAGCATCAGGGTTGAATATGCTAGTGATACTGAGGAAAGAACCTAAAAACACCAGGTACTGATCTTTTTTAGAAATAACTCCAGTGCCTCTCGCGCGGGTCAATACATGTAACAAGTATGAGTGAAAATAGTCAAATGCACGATTCATAactaaattacataatttatatatatgtttattaattaaatgtcaaaatgttCGTTCCCAGTGTATTTCGATCGTATCTATTACGCTGGAATTTTTTAAACGTGTTCTTATATGGCgagtattttaaaattgtaaggTAATTAACTAATATACTTATTGGATTCTTTCTCTAATATTTGCGATTCACGCATGATTTGCGGAATAAGGTACCTGACTCAGTATTCGGTTTACCCAAATACACAGTATTGTTTGAGAGGTGATACTCTTTAGCGCCCTAAAGTAACTttggttataattttattaatgtaggaaaaaaaataaacattttttaaaattaagtttgtttttaaaatgttataataaatgtatattcTCCTGGtggaaatataaattataattattaatattaattataattattttattttaattattattattgggatataaataaatatttaaggacaatcttagccccaaactaagcaaagcttgtactgtgggtactaggcgacgatatacatatgtatatagattaatacatacttatatacataaaaaaacaccaatgactcatGCACAAATATTTAGATTCTGAGTAAGGAAAatccaaataaaattaaataccaaTTTGTAAAATCAATTTCGGTACTTAAAAGACCAATATTTTTCTGATGTAAGTGAAAACAATAGAGATAATGCTAATGTAAAGgttaagtaacaaaataattaatataatatataatgattCACATAATGGTGGGAACCATGGAATAACATAATTAAGCTCGTGTTATATATACAAATGTGTTATGTAATATGTTATGTTGTTATAGGAAACGGAAGCATACGTAAGACGCGATTAAACTTTATAAAAGGATAGTCTCCGTCATTAATCGTTGAGCCATTAagcttaaaatattattattaagtattattagtTTTGTccgttttatgttaacctgtttatgtgcaataaagtgacatacatacatatatattattattagtcactaatttatttaaattcaacaCAAACGATCTCCGAGTTTGTGgtaactgaattgtcaaacatcAGCGTTTGACAGCTATTTAACGCATAATGTACGCTAATACCTACCCAAGTCGAACATGACCATCTACAATAATCGCTCTGGGAAGTAGACCTCGCGAATTTCCATGACGGCATTTTGTAATATTTCtacaaactaaattaaaaaaaaaagttttaagtatATTCTAGGTTATCTAACCTACTCACCTAGCTTCAAAGGAATCGGTAACAGAAATACGATCTGTAAAGAAGAACATCCGGGCATACGAAATAATGTTTGCCCACGCCGAAACTGAGACCTTTGctttatataggtactatattagttgtcaaattaatataatacgaCTTCATACATACAGTAAAATCTTTGATACCTTATTTGTTATTCTGCACTTACGCTATTTAATTGTCAAATGTAGAAAACAGAAATGTCAGTTCAACACTCGTTTTTGTCAGGAATATTCCTAGGTACAGGTGTTGTGACCCCGAGGTTTACATGCTCCGTGTATTAGGTAAGTCACCTGCGGTATTAGTAATCAGTGTATTACAATGAGTTGGTAGATAAATAAACAATGTCAAATAGGTTATGATTCGATAAACACAATAAGTTTGTTGTTCTTCATAGATATAGTTACATGGTGGtaccttaaaaaataattaaagcatATGTACATCTTTATCGTGCCTACGCTAATGagtaatagggagtattactgcaatgttctgcagCCAGAAAGCAGCACATATTATAacccatagagtaacttatttatattatgccTTAAACAGATTTTTTAGAAGATTTCACCATGACATTGACAGAGGTAGGCCTCTGTACATCAAGACAGTTTatttacagaggcctaccgcgaaacgcaAAAATTGAATTTTCGTTATCTGCGTAATATGTATCCCCCCCTATCCAGCAGtttttaatacctaaataacctaaatgttaaaaaaataatatataaatttaggTTATTTGGGCATTGGATATCTCTAATTGTACACTTTATATTATCCTTCCTGTCCTTATTACATTTctttacaataaaattcttttgtttttgtacCTAAAAGTAGTAGACAGGAGGAGATTTAGTGACCACGTACAATTACTTAGAAACTGAGCTCCACGCTCTTCATGATAAGGTTGAAAATCATttgcttttatttgaaaatattacttttacaAACAAGTGAAGGTAGCATATGTGTATGACTTGGGCCGTCTAGGCTTTAAAAACCATGTCGATGGTATCTTCAATCAATTGAGTATCAtcttataacattttaaatgttGAATTACGAAACAAAGTGATCATTACTGATCATCCTATAACTATACAAACACAAACACGAATCAATATAAGCAACATGTATACAAATCCCGAGACCATTGTTAGATATATTCGAGAGCCGTTATGAGGGTGGTATCTATTAAAAACCCTCAGTAACTAAATAAAGGTTTTAAACAACCTCTGTGTTGTTCGCGCAGCTGCACAGATCTTATcacataaaacaaaatgaatagattatttattatagtaattTTGCTTGCAATTTTATTGGTGTTCTGCGTGGAATTGAAGAAAAGAGTCGACAACCGAAATTTGAACAAATCTGTATCGTATGTATTTAGACCCATAAAACCGGGAAAATCACAATTACTACTATTTTTAGCAAACAAAAGAAACAAGATACCGAGCCAGAATCGAAAGCTGGTGAAGGAGAGAAACACAACACCCCTCATACGACCATTCAAGAAGAAAACTTTCTACGAGCAGCAATTATATAGTATGAGGATGAGCAATGAGATAGAAAGACTGAGGCTCGTAGCTAAAGACATGAAATCCTCATTTCTGTTCAAATCGGGGGATACAGACGAAGGAGATGAAGACGGGGACAAAAAGATTATAAAAGAAGAAGCCGCTGAAATACTGGATAGTCAAGTGCAGGTTGAAAGCGAAACTGAAAAGGAGGAAACTGCAAACAAGCAAGAAAATGAACAAATGAATGAAGAAATTCAAGAAAACGAAGATGAACAAGAAAGTGATCATGAATATATAATATCTCTCGCGTGGTAGAACTTTTCATCTACGGTAGGTAACGTTTGAGTGATTTGAGTTTTTTAACCTTCcgtatataaatagtttttaacaGATACAGATCATAGTTGTACAAGCCACTTTATTTAAATTCGATATTATCATGTTATTTCTATCGAGCCTCATAGGTGGAAAATGTACCAAAATTGTTATACTTTCTCCGTTACTTCCATTACGTTCTTGTAACGCACATGAAATCcataaaaatggtaatttaaaaaaacttggtATCGGAAGAGGTCGGGATTCTGAGTAGGTGTCGGGCCACGCATAATACCTCGGGCTCCGTACAAAACACCAGAAAGGGCTTGTCTTCCCGGCAattatgtcaatttttttttgaaaaaataactcATGATGGGTCAACCGATTGTGCGCAAATTAATTTTCGtaggttattaatttattgaagtatatttttttcaaatctatTTTCTTTGCTAAACTTCGGGGATAAGGAAGGAGGGGTTACATTTTCctacataggtatataaatgTTTTTCACTATTAAAAACAAGTGTACAGTGAATTACCtttgttgaaaaataaaagaatggaCTGTTAATAATATCATAAGTACTGTAATATCACCTACTGATTATCTATCTCAGTTCTCATAACAGTTGAATATCTTCAATGATAAATTATACCTGTATACAGTATGTGTAATTAGTTACAGTACTGTTTTtgcaaagaataaaaaaaaacagtaactgtGTTTGGCCTCATTTTTCTCACGTTTAATATCTTATACTTAACCTAGAATTTGCAGTGACAGAGTGTGTAAGTGCCAACATAAACGTTACATTATTACTATGTAAATATGAAGTTTATAGTTGTAGTTCCATAACACTTTGTTAGGTATTTCAAAATCTGTGCCAAGTTAGCTTAGACAGAGAGATTCTTGGAGCTGTTGGAGTTTTAGTGAAGTTCATATGGATGTCAGGAGGGGCATTCCATATCCACATAAAAACATTCTACTTTGTCGGGGACGTAGCGCGTATATCAGCTAAAGTACCTTAATAATCTGCAGAAATCTGTACTTACTTATATATCGTTGAGTTTACAACATCAAACGTAACCACGCCAAATATTGGCTTCTTAGTTTTATCACAAATGTTAAGCAAATAACGTCACGTACCCTACACTGGAATGCCCCAGGAGCTCGCAGAAGCTCCATGTTTTGTCACTAGGAGCTGATGTACTTTCTTGTTTAGATTAAAGTCATTGTTAATTATgtgtcaaagaataaaatgtaacagtAAGGACAGGTAAATGAAGTTTAAAGCTAGGATTTACGCTTTATTTTGAACAGCATTTTAGGAAAGGATATTTACTGGTGTTGCTATAATATGAACCGGAACTTACAACAGGAACATATACAGTTCCGAACCGGAAACCTTCACTAACTTTTTGCATGCGTACAAGGTACTGGGACCTAACTGCTGGAAAACCGTAGTGTAGTATAGTACTTTGAAGATAGGGAAGGTTTCCGAATCTGAACTATCTCAGGTCTTATTGGGCTGGTGACCTAGAGTTAGCCGGCATATGAGTAGACGAGGTGTTGTTAGTGGAGGGCTTGGGACGTATTAGCCCTAACTCGGTGAGTGCTTGCGTGACGCGAGGGACAAGCTGGTCAGCCCACCGCCACAGAACGGCGTCGCGCACTGGCTCGGCGCGCACTTCCTTGCTCAGCTCACGTGCGCAGTTGGCGCGGTAGTGGTGCAGACGCGCCTGTGTAGTGCCCATCGGGTACGCCGAGCACTGCCCGCCAATGCACGATATTGGAAAGTGGTTGTGCAGTGCTAGCACGCGTCCCGTCTCGTGGAACGCCTTGATGTTCGAGTCGGGTTTTGTGAAGTTGCGCGTGCGGTGGACGTGCTGCAGCATGTACATGTAACTCGGCGCGCCCGTCTCCAAGCAAAGGGTGGGCTCCTGCTCGTCTAGGTAATATACATTTCGCGCGAAGTAGGAAGAGCGAGGTGGTTTCCCTGACATCGGCGCGGCTAGTGACGTCACACGCTTCAGTAGCGATTTCCAATCGGGGTCTTGCATCGGCACGATAACTTCATCGATGTCCAACAACGTCAGCCAGCGGTACTGGTACATGTGCCGGTACAGACAGTCATTGTAGGGCACCAATTCCATCTGTCGTTTGTAAGTCAATCTCTTCTTCATATAAATGTGCCGCAGACTCGGAAAGTTAGGCTGCCCGCCTGGCAGGGTGATCGGCGTGATATCCACTAATCCCCGCGCGCGGTAGTACGCTAGAACTTTGCTGATGTTGGGATGGACTTCAAATTCGTAGAAGAATATTTTGTCGGCGCCCAGCAACCGCACGAGCTCAATCCACTCAACGAGGCGCATGGATATGTCCTCGTGCTGGAAATCAAGCCCCTTGACACAGATGGCGAACTCCTTTTGCGTACGGTCGGGCGGCTCATCGAAGTGCACGCGCAAGCAGTTGGTGGCGCGGTCGCACGGTTGCTCCACCAGTGACACGGCAGCGGGTCGCAGCGCGCGCACGTCGGCCGGTAGCGCGCACACTACCAGGTACGGCAGCAGCGCGCCGTCGCGGTAGTTACCCCACACACTGGGCCACATGTACACGTACTCCAGTATGAGTACCACCACAGGGCCGGATCGTTCTTCGAACCAGAGCTGGCAGTACGTGGCCAGCTTCGGCTGGATGCGGTCGTGCACGGCCAGCAGTCGCACGGTGGGGCCAGTGTGCGAGGTGTTTCGAGCATCAAGATAGGCACCGTAAAGATGGAATACGCCCTGACTCGTGCGCAGCGTTTGCCAGTACATATCGGAATACTCGAGGTCGAACACTGAGGGAAATGGCGCGCAGTCTTTTGACTTATAAGATTTGTTCACCTCGTAGCGATGCTTGAGCCAGTAGGTGAGCGGGAGGGAGGGGAGATGCCGCTCGGCGTCGATGAGCAGATTTTCATCCCTTGGCTCAATTTCGGGGTCGGACGGCAACGGGGGTCGGGGTATAGGTGTTGTCGAGGTAGGCGGAGCGCGCTGACGTGCAGGCAGCCATAGCGCGCACAGGCTCGTCCAACACACCAGTAGCAGAAGTGCGCGCACGCTGCGCCGGCCCAACTGTCTCTGCATAACACCGCCCTCACTGCCCATGACCTGGAAGGTGCAACATAGGACAACAATCATAATGAATTATAGCTAATAGGTAAGCACTTTGATAAGTTGTTTTTCTGTCCATGAAGTTTATACACAATGTTctgttttaacataaataataattcattaataaGACTAGTTTTTGGTCCGAACCAGAAACATTAACTACAACTCTCCACAAGTAAATTAAGATTACCTATAATCTCTGAAGGACGTCGACGCCAGGAAATCGGCCCTGACACCATCAGTGTCGGTTGTTTTGAGTGCTACCACGGCCAGCTCACTTCACCTGAGTGGTTCAGGTATCGCGTAAACACCAGAGGCATCGGCAGGGCGAAAATTATGAAAAGTTTGGAAGAGTGGAAACGGTTACAAGGCAAGACATATTATTACATTGGCGCCTACTTAGCGGGACTACATGTCACTGTCATATATCATGTCATGGTCAACGaaaataagttttaacaaaagaaGCAACTACAAATGTGTTCAAACCTTTACACCTTTTATTatgttatggagtgtggatttccACTTTCCATACTTTATGTTTAACACGATCACTGACGTTGGGCTCGAAATCTACCAATCCGTCAAAATCAAATGCTActactatggagtgtggaattaaaaagagtgaaatctcttatggtagaactgttgaaAAAGTGTCCAGGCGTCagctataaatatttgttccaaatctctccagagtagcgctagagtagctaagaacctaggcgttattgacaatattgacggagtgaagtgcgctgtatatgatttgattttttttgttcagttaaggttttttgatgacactttttggtacatggagatcccattccttacctccaccttccatagctACTACGCTGTCATGACGCTGTCTATCAAAACCAACCAGaatattatggaaggtagagacaAGGAAaaaaatctccttaggcagaacttatggagtgtggatttaagaggagagaaatctcttatgatagaactgttgcaaaagtgtccagctgtcagctataaataatagttccaaatctctccacagtagcgctagagtagctaagaacctattaggtgttattgacggagtgaagtgtgctgtctatgatttgatttttttgttcaagtactctaggtattgtagcgccatctatttaagcttttttgatgacactttttggtatatggagatttctagcagaactgttgcaaaagtgtccagctgtcagctataaataatagttccaaatctctccagagtagcgctagggtagctaagaacctgggcgttattgacggagtgaagtgcgctgtctatgattagatttttttctcaagtattctaggtattgtagcgccacctatttatggtttttgtcggtaaatttttggtatatggagtttATGTTCCTTGCCTGTACCTTCCATACAGAATATGTTTCAGTACTAAGCGTAAAAATTACTGACAACTTGAACTTGCTTAACTctgtatttttgttttagttgttaataacaaattattaattcCCTATTAACATCCTGTACGTGTATGTACCATGTATATGAATTACATACGTGCCAATAATATTGCCGCTGTAGCTTCATTTAAAACAATGTAGAAGGCTCTCAGTTTCGAATGCGGAAGCACGGACGAACTCGCTGAGATAATGTACAGAGTAGTACTATTACTGTCGTTCATAGTAACCGTTTTATGTCTAGAAATTATAGACACAGACCAGAGACATTTAGCCAAGCCATTCCGCAGTTGGAATAAACCGGACCAGTTAGCCAAGCCTACTCGCAGTTGGAAGGGCAGTAGACCGACAGTGCCATCTTTCTTCCGGCTAGCTTTGACCACCACCCGTAGAAACTGGTACCACAGGAGAAGACACCCCGGAAGACGACGGCGGCCGTTAAAAATTGGAAGAAAACCTCACTCGTACCTTTACAAATCGCCCGTCGTGTATCCTAAAAGAAATCGTAAACAAGGCCGCCAAAGCCCGGATTATGGTGGATACGGTGGTTATAATGATTACGGTGGTTATAATTATGGCGGCAAGCGACCGGACTACGGTGGAGGCAATCGGGACTACGGATATGGATACGGATATCCCGGGAATTATTATTACCCGGATTACCCAAAATATAGGACAACGACAACGCGGACACCACGGCCCTCGCCTAAAGGGTTGTGTTTGGTTGTACACCAAGCGGTGAATAAGCTAGATGAGTTCATTGGGTACACTCCGCGGAAGCGTGTATGAAGTTTTGTTAAACATGGTCAGACTATTTTTTACCCTTTTACCGCCAATCGTGTCAACTAACGCAAGCGGCTAGAGCACCTACAGCCCAACATCAACCTTCGTGGTTTcgaccagagggcctactgcgaaaaccgaatatcgcaaattgcggggatctttctcttttactgtcactaagacgtaattagagtgacagagaaatatgctcgcaattgacgaacttcgattttcgcggttatagcccaagTTGAAAGAGACGCGCCGTGCACGATAGGCGTCGCATTCAAAGCTTGCCAGGGTCAATAAAGTGTCTAATAAGCGGGGACAGAATTACTCGCGTTCAAATAAAGTGTTTTTCGTGTAAAAGTAGTACCTAATCtactcattttattttcataaatatgtaaaataaactcAGCCCATagataattacatacatataagagaatacaacttttaataataataaaaaaaaacaaaaggatCAAGTTTTTATTCTTATGTATGCAAGATCAGAACTGTCTTATAGATTTTATATCtagttaaaattaaacttaaaattgcATACAGTCAACGTCGCAAATATCAAGTTTCGTTGTACtcgtaagttttaagtgtgctcttAGAGCATGAGGTTGTTcagtagttgcttttagtaaagagatagctggactttactaaaagccacgatggattgcttGGTGTTGATTGAAACCAATCTGatttccctatttgaatttgactcgtgtttaatgcttgctccgattttactctcctctgcactttaaaattaatagagaaataataggctcatatcaatcatatctctgtttacatttcttgacagtaaacaacagttgctaggtaacaacattgtgaataaagataggtcttgacatacgaggtatatgcaacctttttatttaatgttgtattcatggctttaaattgtaccaattttatagtgacatctggtgatcTAGTTTGCAAAATCGGTAGTCAtctttacgcaaaagtaggttatcggatcccattaatagaaatcgcgctatctttactaatgttaactacatttctaagtgtcgcccccctgCAGTAACCTGAccctttttttaattctttttaggGGTCGCTACTGCACTTTGAAAATTTGAGCCttcatacaatgttttttttttgtttgttttttcatatatattagttttattaatatatttatattaggggTTCTAAGTATTGATTTAGAGGTACGTCCATAGTCTCCGTtcctatatatataaaaacaaataaaaaaatattttatgtaaggACATTAATACACTATGAATCGTTCTTCcacaatgaaatttaatttacaaaaatctTGTATGGAGAGTCCAAACTTTCAAAGTACGGTAGCGGCCCCtaaaacgtattaaaaaaataagaacttttattaatttacacttaattatgaccccgtatttataattttttttttaaattaccgaGCAGTAATGTGCTGCAGTACATTACGAGATGTGAGCTTTTTAGAGTGTCTtccaacaagcgttgacaggTAAGTACTTTAAACATTTCGTCTCACGTAACTTGTATgtcgaattattttgtatggttaatgtattcattgtattttttagcaAAACATATCTCAATATATTGCTCAGCTTAGGTCCTATGCAAACCGCCATTTAAATATTCACCCGTATTGAgtttacatactgtatatgcGTCTATACAAGGTGCtagtgagcattgcgagagattttaacggtgcattcctgatggcaacagaagcaaaaaaagttatatgattttttgtgaattttgacaaaaaaaaatttttttttctttttttttttcctttttttgaacactcctgtacataaaacgtaattcttattgataaacacataacctaaaattaactaaaaagttttttattttatttggggatagcctctcgaatacatttttaaaatttttcgatgtcaattaatacgtatgtccagactagacctcaaagtagCAATACcacagtcaaaaatgtgttttgtaccgacttatggcgaaagaatgatttcgaaaaacatttaattatctctgaaactaggcacaatccagaaaattttatatgacattttagtttctaaatattaccagaaatgcttagttaaaatgtctcgcattGCTCACAGGCACCTTGTATAAGTCAATCTAAATTAGTAATCAAGTTCACTGAGCATTAAACAGATCTACTGCACTTCCGTGCTCCAATGAGAATACCCCGCAACCCGCAACCCGATAACACCCCTGTGCCACACCGCCCCGCTTCGGCGGACAGTCCACGGGGGCAACTCGCCTGTCCCTAGATTATGCAAGGTTACTACCTTAATAGCTGTAGCCACGTATTGGATAAACACTTTGCCTCTGCATATCAATTTGAAAAATCTGTCCACTCCTGTTTAGCAAAAAATAATAGCATAAGTTAGTAGTTCATTTTCTGCATTATTGTTGTAGACGGTATTTGtgtaaatgtaattaaaaaaaacatatttactgtaaattcATGCATGTGGTGTTTACCTATAAGTAATTGTTACGCTAAGCATTAATAGTCAAAACGTTTGTATTTTTCTAACAAAGTGTAAACAATTGCTGGTgaaccaataataataataatcagccactgggtagaaagcggcgtacacctctcgacacccctaagccgctcacaccggtgttgctcctggtcgtcttcacgacggcagtttcaggggcccatctagtgggcggcgagtcaccgcctgcctcgataactagtgaaacattgttatggcaggtgtccggacgtctttgcaataacccagtctcattgtcctcccaaacttcaatccatagatagaccgttttactgttcactttactacaatagtcccagtgcctgttgcgaccggttcatgggtgtctattgttgcacccgtgaatgggttccagcaggcgttctacatgacattaaagctctccaagaggcctctacgtgttggatctatatccccacgcaaacctatcaaaagaccgggatttataggcccgtgaaatccaaggagatacaataataaaaaattaaaactcagtACGCGGGAACACTAACACTTATAGACACGAGAGTACTTTCAAGTTTTAACCCCTGACCATTTGACCGAGCTTATTTGGCACCGACGTGAAAAAACGCAGCTCAAAAAAGGCATTTTAccaatttgcaatacaaaagtGATCCGATAAGTCCTCGGTGGACAAATAAGTTTTGCgtgaaatacataaaaatatgaataaggCTTTTCTATTTATGTCGATATTTATGATTTTTGGAAGGTAACCAAAGATTCACAAAGATCATTGAAAAAACGGAAAAACACAAACattgagtttaggctcattaCAACGGTCTCAAGAAGTAGGTGCttgatatagatcgtgtcattcacgaagacgtgttttgagcaagtgtgatgaaatagtagaCTATGTCACAAGGGAACAAAATGACATATATACGCCGAGGACGTACCTACATTGAATCCTAAACGTAGCGaaggtttttaaaatataattctgaGCGTACTGAGGGACTCAAGTGTCAACGCTCAAGGTGGAAACAATTTTGCTATTatgtgacacatactgcttttcacatcacctatgaggcaatttttatgtttcaaagtattatttaagctTAAAAATAGTATGCAAAAAATTAAGTCGTAGAACAGAGCAGTGCCACTTTTACCAGGGAAGAAAATTaccactttgatccctcctagcagggaagaaataGCCCTTATCCGAATAGgtgatgtaaaaaataatataaatacacgAGACTACATTTTTCTCGCTTTAAATTCAGGATCTAAGTATT
Proteins encoded in this window:
- the LOC133521131 gene encoding uncharacterized protein LOC133521131, yielding MGSEGGVMQRQLGRRSVRALLLLVCWTSLCALWLPARQRAPPTSTTPIPRPPLPSDPEIEPRDENLLIDAERHLPSLPLTYWLKHRYEVNKSYKSKDCAPFPSVFDLEYSDMYWQTLRTSQGVFHLYGAYLDARNTSHTGPTVRLLAVHDRIQPKLATYCQLWFEERSGPVVVLILEYVYMWPSVWGNYRDGALLPYLVVCALPADVRALRPAAVSLVEQPCDRATNCLRVHFDEPPDRTQKEFAICVKGLDFQHEDISMRLVEWIELVRLLGADKIFFYEFEVHPNISKVLAYYRARGLVDITPITLPGGQPNFPSLRHIYMKKRLTYKRQMELVPYNDCLYRHMYQYRWLTLLDIDEVIVPMQDPDWKSLLKRVTSLAAPMSGKPPRSSYFARNVYYLDEQEPTLCLETGAPSYMYMLQHVHRTRNFTKPDSNIKAFHETGRVLALHNHFPISCIGGQCSAYPMGTTQARLHHYRANCARELSKEVRAEPVRDAVLWRWADQLVPRVTQALTELGLIRPKPSTNNTSSTHMPANSRSPAQ